The Hyla sarda isolate aHylSar1 chromosome 3, aHylSar1.hap1, whole genome shotgun sequence genome contains the following window.
ACTAGTTTTGGCTATCTTGGATAATTTTTCTTCACTTGAGCACTATATTGGTGTATTTTGTACATTTACAATTTTTTGGAGTACTATTTTTTGATATAATAGAGTCACAAATTGACAAGTTGCCAGCTAAGTATCCACAGCATCCCCATCCCCTGCCTACCACATATTGTTGTCATCCTGAGTGCGGAATATTTTAACCACCAAAAACAGATTGGAAACCATTAGCCAGAAGCAGAACATAGTAAATAAAACATTACCAGACAGATATTAACACAGTTTATGAGGGAATAGTCCACCGGCTGGCACCAATATCATGGCACTAAGCTGTACAATGATCTCTATtagtgattaaaaaaatattcttgACTTATGGTTGTGAAAACACTTGTTGGTGATTTTACATAGAAAACAAAATCGGTATACTCCCCAAGTATGGGCATAGGAGGATGCAGATTATAGAATAGGGGCCATCTACaggcccattaaaaaaaaaaaccctttagCTACATAGTACATGTCAAGAGGACCAAGTTTTGGAACCATTACTACAGATTGTCACTTACCAAACTCATACTGAGCATAAAAACCATTATGACCACTACTATTTCCACTGTGGAATTGGAGAAGCATCACATTCCCAGTAGACATCAGTAAAAGAGGTAGGTCCTCCATCGTTCCACAGTATGTGCCCAGGATGGGGGAGGAGTTCGATGGTCCATCATTAACAATCAAATAGTCCGTAGAGCAAGATTGCGAAGACTCTGTACTGAAGTAAGAGAAGGTCAGGGACACCTGAAAGACATAGCCTTGGTGATAACCGATTATGGGAATTTTTTAAAGTTAGgcttaaagaaagaaaaaaaaaaattataaataatgaaTTAGTCTCAAGAAAGGTATTGTACAGTGCATATGACAGCTTTCATCTCATCTCTCACCGATTTCTCTTTGGGCGCTATGATGCTGTAGATAGCATCCACGTTACTAGGATAAATCCCAGAAAACCCTGGAGAGGTCACCACCCCGTCATCCGTCACATAGGTTCCTCCGTATCTCACTAGGTGAAGAGAAGTTCATTAGGTATTCATGCTACATTGGTACTTAAATTATGGTTTGAAGGAGTCTTCTGGTttagaaaaaagtttaaaaagacactaagggtagggtcacatacgCTACCGCCAAaggcagtcacaagagcgagctccctgctgcggcttggtAGCTCTGTAGGTCTGCTCAGATGCCGCAGCTACAAGTGGACATGCCGCtaaccagccgcagcagggagctcgcttttGTGACTGCCGTCagtgcatccgcagtgtgaaatagcTGCGGGTGCGCTCCATATGACCCTACCCTGAAAGATTAATTCTAAATCCCTGATTTAAAAGTTTATTACGGTACTTCTAGTGGCTACAAAGAGTATCAGGAGAACCCTGCATATATGGAATTGAATAGGCACTATTGTAATGCTTCATGTGGTCACtcctattaaccccttgaggacgcagccaattttcgtttttgcgtttttgtttttttctccttgccttttaagaACCATAACTCTTATTATTTCATCCATGAAGCCAAgtgagggcttgtcttttgcagGACCAATCATACTTTGTAatcacacctttcattttaccataaaatgtatggggcaaagaaaagaaaaaattataaaatatatgtgGAAAAATTGAAGCAACACATTTGCAACTTTGGAGGGGTTTGTTTTTGTGCTGTGTACTTCACTGCACAAAATGTCAAaagatttaatttaattttttattggagaggggCTTATTTATTTCAAAACACATTTCAGGTACCGCAGGGAACTGTTTATGGCAATCTGTTGTGTTCAGCGTTATGCATTGGCATAGTGTGGTGAGagtgttggaagggcagatgttgttaacccttagggcagatggtattaacccttagtgttcatgatgccaggtcgggttatcctctacaccaccagaggtatggccgctggttcctgggccaggcacggggcaaataatcactctgctACAAGGTTACAGAACAATGGCACTATGCTGAAGTAGACAatgtgttaaagtctttacagctcagttcaggcccaaggagatgctcaGTGAACTTTAGGGAGCTTGTTGgtttactgggacttgtagtagacttggACTGAATCATGCAACCCATGCTGACatctcccctgtatttgtgctttCCAGGCTTTGGCTTTCACCTGCTGGGGTTACTGGTAGTAGCTAAGTGGCTGCATGTTTAGGCCTTGttctccctcaggaacaccagacactcaggtcttcacttgactgtacctcagctagatctgactaggctagctcctcccaAGTATATATATTGGAGCAATTTGGAGAAGTCCCATTCGTtaccaacaagtcacctgttcACTTGCACCTTCCTTGGTAACAGAGGTCTTCACaacaatatttaaccccttaaaaggggtactccagtggaaattattatttttttttttaaatcaactggtgccagaaagtaaatatatttgtaaattacttctagtaaaataactcaatccttccagtacttattagctgctgaatactacagaggaaattcttttgtttttggaacatagagctctctgctgacatcacaagcacagtgtgctctgctgacatctctgtccattttaagaactgtccatagtaggtgaaaatccccatcgcaaacatatgctgctctggacagttccttaaatggacagagatgtcagcagagggcactgtgctcgtgatgtcagcagagagcactgttgctgttcagcagctaataagtactggaaagattaagattttttaatagaggtaatttacacatctgcgactttctggcaccagttgatttaaagaaaaaaagaacttcAATATAAAGATAGGATTATAACTTTTCATTTACTCTCCGTGGTACGttctgcaatagcaaaaaaatcgaAATCTTCGAACGTTCCAAATATAATAGAAATCCTAAACTCTCTAAACCATATTTGTAATGTACTTTAAAAGCAAAACTTCAATAAAAATCTgtacataaaaacaaataaaataaataaagaaagaaagttttccaccatagtaaccctttaaggactcagggtttttcagtttttgccatttcgttttttcctcctcaccttttaaaaatcctaaccctttcaactttgcacctacaaactcatatgatggctttttttcgcgccaccaattctactttgtaatgacatcagtcattttaccgaaaaatctatgGTGGaaccaaattaaataaaaatcattgtatgacaaattaaaaataaaaataaattaaattttttaacttttgggggcttctgtttctacacagtacatttttaggtcaaaatgacactttatctttattctgtaggtccatacaattaaaatgatcccctacttctatagatttgattttgtcgcacttctggaaaaaatcataactacatgcaggaaaattaataagtttaaaaatgtcatattctctgacccctataacctttttttacttttccgcgtacgaggatgtatgagggctcatttttttgtgctgtgatctaaggtttttattggtaccatttttgttttgatctgactttttgattgctttttctgacaaaaaaattccaaagtccaaaatagcctatttttggtcacttttttaggtgtacatcattgactgtgcggtttaattaccaatatatttttatagttgggatatttacacatgcggcagtaccacatatgtttatatttatttgtatttacttttttttttttaaatgggaaaaggggggggtgattcaaacttttattagagtaggggttaaatcacattaaattttttattttttttgcaatgttatagcccccataagggactataacatgcattacattgattgcaTGCGCTGATCAATGCCatcattgcattgcattgatcagtgttatcggcggtcgattgctcaagcctgaatctcggatgcggaggaggcaggtaagtgaccctaGCTGATGAGGACCCCTAGCTGATGAGGACCCCACGCTTTTACCGCAGTGGTCCTGATcaccccgactgagctgccgggaagtttctactttcactttagatgcggcaattaaCTTTAATCCATATTTGAAGGGTTAACACTgggtatcaccgcgatcggtgatgtacggtattagccgcgggtcctggccgttgatagccgctggTACCAACCAGACATGACGCTGGGTGACCGCGCGACCCCCATGTTAtattgcaggagccggcgcaggacgtaaatatacatcattcgttgttaaggagttaaaggcacAAGTACCTCAAAAAATTAACCAGACATTTTAACAGATATTTAATATAACAGACATTTTAACACTTTAGGGTCTGTAGGAGGGATGTGGACCCAGGGGAACACTGAAAGGGAATCCCCCACACAGGAAGGACAGGTGTACAGGgggacaactcctgtactgggccaccacaataacactgatcagtgatatctgcAATCCATTTGTACAGCCTGCCTTTGACCGCTATGTTGACTTCTTGGACCACAGAAATCCCTGTAAACCCTGCAGATACTTCAGATGCCATCAAAAATACTGTTCACGCCATCTAACGGGTTCTctccttaaaaggagtactccaggaggaaatttttttttctaatcaactggtgccagaaagttaaaccgatttgtaaattactttaaaaatattaatcctttcagtacttagctgctgtattctgcagaggaagttgtgtagtccttttctgtctgaccacagtgctctctgctgacacctcagtccatgccaggaactgtccagagtaggagcaaatcctcatagaaaacctctcctgctctggacagttcctaaaatggacagaggtgtcagcagagatcactgt
Protein-coding sequences here:
- the LOC130361184 gene encoding exoskeleton protein RP43-like, coding for MKQVSLTFSYFSTESSQSCSTDYLIVNDGPSNSSPILGTYCGTMEDLPLLLMSTGNVMLLQFHSGNSSGHNGFYAQYEFVTSS